From the Leucobacter tenebrionis genome, one window contains:
- a CDS encoding trans-sulfuration enzyme family protein gives MSFEPSLRPETSVVALGRPDPAPDGPLNPPISLSSTFRSAGEPGPGDRVYARYSNPTWEPLEEAIASLEGGGVAGLAFASGMAAVSAALSLAPIGGVAVVPSASYNGTIGLARELAATGALVLREIDPLDIDAVIEALDGADLLWLESPTNPMLDVVDLPRLVSEARRRGVTAVVDNTFSTPLRQRPLSVGADVVVHSATKFIAGHSDVLLGLVVARNAELRARLARHRTLHGGIPGPFEAWLALRGLRTMALRLERAESSAGELAGRLLEHPAVSRVRYPGLPSDPNHGRARAQLTGFGAVVSIELSGGAEAADRFVDAVELFTPATSLGGVESLVERRRRHPVEPVDVPEALVRLSIGIEHVEDLWADLERALGAVGTADA, from the coding sequence ATGAGCTTCGAACCGTCCCTTCGCCCGGAGACCTCGGTCGTCGCACTCGGACGGCCCGATCCCGCACCCGACGGCCCGCTCAACCCGCCCATCTCGCTCAGCTCCACGTTCCGCAGCGCGGGCGAGCCCGGTCCGGGGGATCGCGTCTACGCCCGCTACTCCAACCCGACGTGGGAGCCGCTCGAGGAGGCGATCGCATCGCTCGAGGGCGGCGGAGTCGCCGGGCTCGCCTTCGCCTCCGGCATGGCCGCGGTCTCGGCGGCGCTCTCGCTCGCACCGATCGGGGGCGTCGCGGTCGTGCCGAGCGCCTCGTACAACGGCACGATCGGTCTCGCGCGAGAGCTCGCCGCGACCGGGGCGCTCGTCCTGCGCGAGATCGATCCGCTCGACATCGACGCCGTGATCGAGGCGCTCGACGGGGCCGATCTGCTCTGGCTGGAATCCCCGACCAACCCCATGCTCGACGTCGTGGACCTGCCCCGGCTCGTGTCGGAGGCGCGTCGCCGCGGGGTCACCGCCGTCGTCGACAACACCTTCTCCACGCCCCTCAGGCAGCGGCCCCTCTCCGTCGGGGCCGACGTGGTCGTGCACTCGGCGACGAAGTTCATCGCCGGGCATTCGGATGTGCTTCTCGGCCTCGTCGTCGCCCGCAACGCCGAACTGCGAGCGCGGCTCGCCCGGCACCGTACGCTGCACGGCGGCATCCCCGGCCCGTTCGAGGCCTGGCTCGCCCTGCGCGGGCTGCGCACCATGGCCCTCCGTCTCGAGCGCGCCGAGTCCAGCGCCGGAGAGCTCGCCGGGCGGCTGCTCGAGCACCCCGCGGTGAGTCGCGTGCGGTACCCGGGTCTGCCGAGCGATCCGAACCACGGCCGCGCCCGCGCGCAGCTCACGGGCTTCGGCGCCGTGGTCTCGATCGAGCTGAGCGGGGGAGCGGAGGCGGCGGATCGCTTCGTCGACGCGGTCGAGCTGTTCACGCCGGCCACCAGTCTCGGCGGCGTGGAGTCGCTCGTCGAACGGCGGCGGCGGCACCCCGTGGAGCCCGTGGATGTGCCCGAGGCGCTCGTGCGTCTCAGCATCGGCATCGAGCACGTCGAGGATCTCTGGGCGGATCTGGAGCGGGCGCTGGGAGCGGTAGGCACGGCTGACGCCTGA
- a CDS encoding COX15/CtaA family protein produces the protein MSDASSSTATSAPRTGGTDFGFVGGAARPSGLLRFSAWASFVLNVIIIGTGGAVRLTGSGLGCSEWPLCTPESLTPTPEMGIHGLIEFGNRTISGPILLFAVLVVVLSWRLHLKLQRVLRRDLAVLSTLVLGLVLLQAVVGGVIVWLHLNANLVGFHYVVSLLLVCLTAAYLVRMYEAPAPRELAVPRPFAILTHITTLAMAMTIFVGVLTTGAGPHSGDENVVRDGFDATLLAHIHAWPGYIALALTLAVTVWAVAAKLRPARWTLALLLALLVQIGVGVYQARSGLPPLAVGVHMVLASLTAAAMTVTVLRLKRPAVAAE, from the coding sequence TTGTCCGACGCGAGCAGTTCGACCGCCACTTCAGCGCCTCGCACCGGGGGCACGGACTTCGGCTTCGTCGGAGGAGCCGCCCGCCCGTCGGGGCTCCTGCGCTTCTCCGCCTGGGCCTCGTTCGTGCTCAACGTCATCATCATCGGCACGGGCGGCGCGGTGCGACTCACGGGGTCCGGCCTCGGCTGCAGCGAGTGGCCGCTCTGCACCCCCGAATCGCTCACCCCGACGCCCGAGATGGGCATCCACGGCCTCATCGAGTTCGGCAACCGCACGATCAGCGGCCCGATCCTGCTCTTCGCCGTGCTCGTGGTCGTGCTGAGCTGGCGGCTGCACCTCAAGCTGCAGCGCGTGCTGCGACGCGACCTGGCCGTGCTGTCGACGCTGGTGCTCGGCCTCGTGCTCCTGCAGGCCGTGGTGGGCGGGGTCATCGTGTGGCTGCACCTCAACGCCAACCTGGTCGGATTCCACTACGTGGTATCGCTGCTGCTGGTGTGCCTCACCGCCGCCTATCTCGTGCGGATGTACGAGGCCCCCGCGCCTCGTGAGCTCGCGGTGCCCAGGCCGTTCGCGATCCTGACCCACATCACCACCCTGGCGATGGCGATGACCATCTTCGTGGGGGTGCTCACCACGGGTGCGGGCCCCCACTCCGGCGACGAAAACGTGGTGCGCGACGGCTTCGACGCGACGCTGCTCGCGCACATCCACGCGTGGCCGGGGTACATCGCCCTGGCGCTCACCCTGGCCGTGACCGTGTGGGCCGTCGCCGCGAAGCTGCGCCCGGCGAGGTGGACCCTGGCGCTGCTGCTCGCGCTGCTCGTGCAGATCGGGGTGGGCGTCTACCAGGCGCGCAGCGGTCTGCCCCCGCTTGCGGTCGGCGTGCACATGGTGCTCGCCTCGCTCACCGCGGCGGCGATGACGGTCACCGTGCTGCGCCTGAAGCGTCCCGCCGTAGCCGCGGAGTAA
- the sufD gene encoding Fe-S cluster assembly protein SufD — translation MTEAVAEKTAQHGLAAHSDGDWENRVPVQTRSERPKSTDVADFARVTGREAVWKFSPVAKLDTLLNGELDGSRIPVEVHGAEGAGSEAPGVTSEWISRDDARIGRAGIPEERGAAAAWSAFGEAHLVTLASEEKTTAVITRDALGSDARAGHTVIEAAPHSQGLVILENTGSAQLSENVEIVVGDGAKLTVVSVQQWADDAIHLASHYATVGRDASLTHIVVSLGGQVVRLNPSIHLDTEGANGEALGAYFADAGQHLEHQVYLDHNAPHTRSRVTYKGALQGEGAHTVWIGDVLIRQNANGTDSYEQNRNLVLTEGTRADSIPNLEIETGDIEGAGHASATGRFDDEHIFYLQSRGISEEEARKLVVRGFLLEVIAQIGDEATEQRLQAAVEAELADSVR, via the coding sequence ATGACCGAAGCTGTAGCAGAGAAGACCGCCCAGCACGGCCTCGCCGCGCACTCGGACGGCGACTGGGAGAACCGCGTACCGGTGCAGACGCGCTCCGAGCGGCCCAAGTCGACCGACGTCGCTGACTTCGCCCGGGTGACCGGCCGCGAGGCAGTCTGGAAGTTCAGCCCCGTCGCAAAGCTCGACACGCTGCTGAACGGCGAGCTCGACGGCTCGCGCATCCCCGTCGAGGTGCACGGCGCCGAGGGTGCGGGATCCGAGGCCCCCGGCGTGACCTCCGAGTGGATCTCCCGCGACGACGCCCGCATCGGGCGCGCGGGCATCCCCGAGGAGCGCGGCGCAGCGGCGGCGTGGAGCGCGTTCGGCGAGGCGCACCTCGTCACGCTCGCGAGCGAGGAGAAGACCACCGCGGTGATCACCCGGGACGCGCTCGGCAGCGACGCGCGCGCGGGGCACACGGTCATCGAGGCCGCACCGCACAGCCAGGGGCTCGTGATCCTCGAGAACACCGGGTCGGCGCAGCTCTCCGAGAACGTCGAGATCGTCGTCGGCGACGGCGCGAAGCTCACCGTCGTCTCGGTGCAGCAGTGGGCCGACGACGCGATCCACCTCGCGAGCCACTACGCCACCGTGGGCCGCGACGCCTCGCTCACCCACATCGTCGTCTCGCTCGGCGGGCAGGTCGTGCGCCTGAACCCGTCGATCCACCTCGACACGGAGGGCGCGAACGGCGAGGCCCTCGGGGCGTACTTCGCCGACGCCGGCCAGCACCTCGAGCATCAGGTCTACCTCGACCACAACGCTCCCCACACCCGCAGCCGCGTCACCTACAAGGGCGCGCTGCAGGGCGAGGGCGCGCACACGGTCTGGATCGGCGACGTGCTCATCCGGCAGAACGCGAACGGCACCGACAGCTACGAGCAGAACCGCAACCTGGTGCTCACCGAGGGCACCCGCGCCGACTCGATCCCGAACCTCGAGATCGAGACCGGCGACATCGAGGGCGCGGGCCACGCCTCGGCGACCGGTCGCTTCGACGACGAGCACATCTTCTACCTGCAGAGCCGCGGCATCTCCGAGGAGGAGGCCCGCAAGCTCGTGGTGCGCGGATTCCTGCTCGAGGTCATCGCGCAGATCGGCGACGAGGCGACCGAGCAGCGGCTCCAGGCGGCAGTCGAGGCCGAACTCGCGGACTCCGTCCGCTGA
- the sufB gene encoding Fe-S cluster assembly protein SufB, whose product MPEVLIDRPELEGLGQYEFGWHDSDEAGATAKRGLNEQVVREISALKNEPEWMLQRRLKALQIFGRKPMPTWGADLSEIDFDNIKYFVRSTEKQATTWEELPEEIKETYEKLGIPEAERQRLVAGVAAQYESEVVYHQIREDLEAQGVLFLDTDTALREHPEIFEQYFGTVIPSGDNKFAALNTAVWSGGSFVYVPKGVHVEIPLQAYFRINTENMGQFERTLIIADEDSYVHYIEGCTAPIYKSDSLHSAVVEIIVKKNARVRYTTIQNWSTNVYNLVTKRAVAEEGATMEWVDGNIGSKVTMKYPSIFLTGEHAKGETLSVAFAGPGQHQDAGAKMIHLAPHTKSSILSKSIARGGGRTGYRGEVRVEANAHHAANSVVCDALLVDTISRSDTYPAIDIRTDDAELGHEATVSRVSEDQLFYLMSRGLAEEEAMAMIVRGFIEPIARELPMEYALELNKLIEMGMEGSVG is encoded by the coding sequence ATGCCAGAGGTATTGATCGACCGACCCGAGCTCGAAGGCTTGGGCCAGTACGAGTTCGGCTGGCACGACAGCGATGAGGCGGGCGCTACGGCGAAGCGCGGCCTCAACGAGCAGGTCGTGCGTGAAATCTCGGCGCTGAAGAACGAGCCCGAATGGATGCTGCAGCGACGCCTGAAGGCGCTGCAGATCTTCGGCCGCAAGCCGATGCCCACCTGGGGCGCCGATCTCTCCGAGATCGACTTCGACAACATCAAGTACTTCGTGCGCTCCACCGAGAAGCAGGCCACCACGTGGGAGGAGCTGCCGGAGGAGATCAAGGAGACCTACGAGAAGCTCGGGATCCCCGAGGCCGAGCGCCAGCGCCTGGTCGCCGGCGTCGCCGCGCAGTACGAATCCGAGGTCGTCTACCACCAGATCCGCGAGGATCTGGAGGCGCAGGGCGTGCTGTTCCTCGACACCGACACCGCGCTGCGCGAGCACCCCGAGATCTTCGAGCAGTACTTCGGCACGGTCATCCCGTCGGGCGACAACAAGTTCGCCGCGCTCAACACGGCCGTCTGGTCGGGCGGATCGTTCGTGTACGTGCCGAAGGGCGTGCACGTCGAGATCCCGCTCCAGGCGTACTTCCGCATCAACACCGAGAACATGGGGCAGTTCGAGCGCACCCTGATCATCGCGGACGAAGACAGCTACGTGCACTACATCGAGGGCTGCACCGCCCCGATCTACAAGAGCGATTCGCTGCACTCGGCGGTCGTCGAGATCATCGTGAAGAAGAACGCGCGCGTGCGCTACACGACGATCCAGAACTGGTCGACCAACGTGTACAACCTCGTGACCAAGCGCGCCGTGGCCGAAGAGGGCGCCACCATGGAGTGGGTCGACGGCAACATCGGCTCAAAGGTCACGATGAAGTACCCGTCGATCTTCCTCACCGGCGAGCACGCGAAGGGCGAGACCCTGTCGGTCGCGTTCGCGGGCCCCGGCCAGCACCAGGACGCGGGCGCGAAGATGATCCACCTCGCACCCCACACCAAGTCGTCGATCCTGTCGAAGTCGATCGCGCGCGGCGGCGGCCGCACCGGCTACCGCGGCGAGGTGCGCGTGGAGGCGAACGCCCACCACGCCGCCAACTCCGTCGTCTGCGACGCGCTGCTCGTCGACACGATCTCGCGCAGCGACACCTACCCGGCCATCGACATCCGCACCGATGACGCGGAGCTGGGCCACGAGGCCACGGTTTCCCGCGTCAGCGAGGATCAGCTGTTCTACCTGATGAGCCGCGGTCTCGCCGAGGAGGAGGCCATGGCGATGATCGTGCGCGGCTTCATCGAGCCGATCGCGCGCGAGCTGCCCATGGAGTACGCCCTCGAACTGAACAAGCTCATCGAGATGGGCATGGAAGGATCCGTCGGATAA